Proteins encoded in a region of the Streptomyces sp. NBC_00513 genome:
- a CDS encoding barstar family protein — protein MSESGSVIPLYRLVEEESGKVIIAAHEISGFFVESDRAQADDILIFGSAREPVRLGKDLSDVELRVVNSFGKAIGSYYIGRVGLRSMFEGEGSLGQGGFIATFYGHTCPYAAAEAIWRRWASGSPLVKGEWVRHPVESHDSWLHVVQNSWFETGHAAKRYGVGEICVIDGRQILSESSFYCALGEAVNGPGGYFGSTLDGLADCLASSQRAGAPFKLVWEHFSSAEERMGASLAASAMDVLREFDVEVTTK, from the coding sequence ATGAGTGAAAGTGGTTCGGTTATTCCGCTCTATCGCCTAGTTGAAGAAGAGTCCGGAAAGGTCATCATTGCGGCGCATGAAATCAGCGGATTCTTTGTGGAGTCCGATCGCGCACAGGCCGATGACATCTTGATCTTCGGGTCGGCGCGAGAACCGGTCCGCCTCGGGAAAGACCTGTCCGATGTGGAGCTGCGCGTGGTCAACTCGTTCGGCAAGGCGATCGGGTCGTATTACATCGGACGAGTGGGCCTGCGCTCTATGTTCGAGGGTGAGGGCAGCCTCGGGCAGGGCGGCTTTATCGCGACCTTCTATGGCCATACCTGCCCGTACGCCGCAGCGGAAGCGATCTGGCGTCGATGGGCTTCGGGAAGTCCGCTCGTAAAGGGGGAGTGGGTGCGGCATCCCGTCGAATCGCATGACAGCTGGCTCCATGTTGTTCAGAACTCCTGGTTCGAAACAGGGCATGCAGCCAAGAGGTACGGCGTCGGAGAGATCTGCGTAATCGATGGCAGACAGATCCTCAGTGAAAGCAGCTTCTATTGCGCACTTGGTGAAGCGGTTAATGGCCCCGGTGGATATTTTGGATCCACTCTTGACGGGCTTGCCGATTGCCTTGCATCGTCCCAGAGGGCCGGCGCTCCGTTCAAGCTGGTATGGGAACACTTTTCCAGCGCAGAGGAAAGGATGGGTGCCTCGCTGGCGGCATCCGCTATGGACGTTCTGAGAGAATTCGACGTAGAGGTAACGACCAAGTAG
- a CDS encoding ISL3 family transposase encodes MVTARTRDVAVPCPVCRTPAARVHGYHRRTVRDVPVDGRPVVVHLRVRRLACPVLGCSRQTFREQIPGLLKRHQRRTVRLAGQISQVARELCGRAAARLAALLAVPVSRSTALRHLRRLPLPEQAIPRVIGVDDFALRRRHRYATIITDAETGRRVAVLPDREMATLESWLREHPGIEVVCRDGSATYAEAIRRALPDAVQVSDRWHLWRNLCDKAQHEVRAHAGCWATINPPRPGGVREQTTRERWNKIHDLLGQGIGLLDCSRRLGLALNTVKRYARMPEPQTLRLTPAYRPTLVDPYREHLRQRRAEEPAVPVTHLLEEIRELGYTGSANLLVRYLNQGRAEGDRPVTTVRHAGRLLLTDPENLRPKETALLEKIAAACPEMTALADLISDFAALLKPAEGNDTKLTDWITAARGVALPHLRSLTNGLEIDRPAVNAGLTLPYHNGRTEGVNTRTKRIMRQIHGRAGFDLLRHRILLP; translated from the coding sequence ATGGTCACGGCCCGCACCCGGGATGTGGCGGTGCCGTGTCCGGTGTGCCGAACGCCAGCGGCGAGGGTGCACGGGTACCACCGCCGGACGGTGCGGGACGTGCCGGTCGACGGCCGCCCGGTCGTCGTCCACCTGCGGGTACGAAGGCTGGCCTGTCCGGTTCTGGGCTGCTCCCGGCAGACCTTCCGTGAACAGATTCCCGGACTGCTGAAGCGTCATCAGCGCCGCACTGTGCGTCTCGCCGGGCAGATATCGCAGGTGGCGCGGGAGTTATGCGGCCGGGCGGCCGCACGCCTGGCCGCTCTGCTGGCCGTGCCCGTCTCCCGCAGCACCGCACTGCGCCATCTGCGGCGCCTGCCGCTGCCCGAGCAGGCCATCCCGCGGGTGATCGGCGTGGACGATTTCGCCCTGCGCCGCCGCCACCGCTACGCCACGATCATCACGGATGCCGAGACCGGCCGACGCGTCGCGGTCCTGCCCGACCGAGAGATGGCCACCCTGGAGTCCTGGCTGCGCGAACATCCCGGCATCGAGGTCGTATGCCGGGACGGCTCGGCCACCTACGCCGAGGCCATCCGCCGCGCCCTGCCCGACGCGGTGCAGGTCAGCGACAGATGGCACCTCTGGCGCAACCTCTGCGACAAAGCCCAGCACGAGGTCCGCGCGCATGCCGGCTGCTGGGCCACCATCAACCCGCCCCGCCCCGGCGGAGTACGCGAGCAGACCACCCGCGAACGCTGGAACAAAATCCACGATCTCCTCGGCCAAGGTATCGGCCTGCTCGACTGCTCTCGCCGCCTGGGCCTGGCCCTGAACACCGTCAAACGCTATGCCCGCATGCCCGAACCCCAGACCCTGCGCCTCACCCCTGCCTACCGGCCCACCCTCGTCGACCCCTACCGCGAGCACCTGCGCCAGCGCCGTGCCGAAGAACCAGCCGTCCCGGTCACCCACCTTCTCGAGGAGATCCGGGAGCTGGGCTACACCGGCAGCGCAAACCTCCTGGTCCGCTACCTCAACCAGGGCCGCGCCGAAGGCGACCGCCCCGTCACCACGGTGCGTCACGCCGGCCGCCTCCTGCTCACCGACCCCGAGAATCTACGCCCGAAGGAAACGGCCCTGCTGGAGAAGATCGCCGCAGCGTGCCCGGAGATGACCGCACTCGCCGATCTCATAAGCGACTTCGCCGCTCTGCTGAAACCAGCCGAGGGCAACGACACGAAACTCACCGATTGGATCACAGCCGCCCGCGGCGTCGCCCTGCCTCACCTGCGCAGTCTCACCAACGGGCTCGAAATCGACCGGCCCGCCGTGAACGCCGGCCTCACCTTGCCCTACCACAATGGCCGCACCGAAGGCGTCAACACCCGCACCAAGAGAATCATGAGACAGATACACGGACGCGCCGGATTCGACCTTCTCCGGCACCGCATCCTCCTGCCCTGA
- a CDS encoding polymorphic toxin-type HINT domain-containing protein, whose amino-acid sequence MNVFSRHRRGTARIAAVVSGVIVATLLQAAPGTPALANTKAPEARSHERPVKGSAGKVKPRTTKTPPAVAKPAITWPKAGSTTVRLAASAAPKPAASGARTAKTSPSQVGATGPLRVGTLPVQLGAAEAFSAPAVPQEVKVEVLDHSAAQRAGVDGVLLTLDRADSAPQSANVDVSLDYGTFARAAGAGYGQRLKLVQLPSCALTTPDRPECRTATPLRSTNNPERSQLTAKQVSVPAAPHVSGKAGAPAARSLFAAGGGAVVLAAAPAAAGPAGSFNATPLAASGRWSADLNGGSFNWSYPLTVPAVPGDLKPELGLSYSSSSIDGRSANSNNQASWAGDGFGMAQGGFVERSYKSCGDDGVKDGINTPGDLCWGYDNATISFQGHSGELIPVSADEWRIQGDDNTKVVRLRDSGRGNGDNDGEYFKATLADGTQYFFGYNRLPNWATGKPETKSVFTVPVFGDDANEPCHASSFASSWCQQGWRWNLDLVIDPRGNDITYWYKQETNSYGRNLKAADDTPYVRGGWLERIDYGQQKGDLYSDTVKPTARITFTPAERCLETTAGLCDPAKIDTNRQYWYDTPWDMNCKAGTDCDKGRLAPTFFSRYRLSAITTQTLQSDNTYKDSDRWDLKHHWGTADNDYQLLLSSVQHTGLAGTTPLTVPPTTFSYTAMANRLDKDDDGRLPFHKKRLTSIADEFGGQIDANYSPAACTWSALPTPENNTTRCYPVKYQPVDDGPITNEWFNKYVVESVLATDRTGGAPDTMTKYTYLGGAAWHFDDDDGMTPEKLKTWSQWRGYGQTRVETGSTQAFTSQEDHFFIRGMDGDRNNPSDKTKTRSVQLSDGEGATITDDEAWRGLEYRKLDFDRPGGKVLQKQVTIPWKKETAKRVRDWGTTTANLVGISSTRQFTSLDQGAGQSWREVRKNTSTFDGYGRPTVEEDLGDIATPSDDSCTRTTYADNTTAWILTGTIRAEKVAGTCSKTVDRKTRADGTSDVLSDIRTRWDGQAAGAAPTKGLATLTSYLKSRSATQAIYLDNASTYDVYGRQLTATGLASTSVFDPANESAAPATTAHALAQTSTTAFTPATGRPTSMKVTSAAATAGQAASAQTVTTAYDSLRTQPVSVTDTSGRKTEVEYDALGRTRKVWQPNRSKANGQSPNAEFRYHTEEGKIAAVESLSLRNDGSQESRFTLYDGFARARQTQAPGANGGTVLTDTFYNAMGQTSLEYAPYYATKAPDTTLFKVEDATGVETQTATEFDSLNRPVKSTLLKGNGIGTPLAVTTTEYGGDRITVTPPQGATPTTTISDAAGKPTEVREYKATTPTGPYDTTVRAYDALGNLARLTDAGGSVWTWSYDQLGRQTKAVDPDTGTTITSYNDRNQKTAVRDGRDKTVSFVYDNLGRQLETRDGSASGPLLTSQTWDPTGAAGQLASSTRHHTVGGTTYQYKTTFANYDAMLRPGKTTLTVPPVPGQEALAGSYVTGSTFNLDGTQKTTSVPAAGNLPAETLSFTYDPLHQLTAVSSGLGSYLTGQTYTLTGKPLQTTLKAGGQDTWITDSYEYGTQRLATRRTDQYGIAQAASVLTYGYDQVGNVKSINDVTRSGTETQCFQHDYLARVSQEFTSKTTACPAQPTAAQIGGPAPYWNSYSYNPDGTRKTETRHDLSGDNAKNSVRTYQYPATGAAQPHTLLGTSTQTGTDAPVNQSYGYDTAGNTTSRNLIPTPGATSRQALTWNTEGKLNKLQDTITTPGTGTSTKTAEYIYTPDGSRLVAHETDNADPNATRTTLYLGSMELELRKGAAKPTATRYYALGSANAVREDNGDLSFQVSDHHNTGTLSVDSTTGAIEHRRMTPFGVPRGTKPANWAGTKGFVGGTIDATGLTHIGAREYDPSTGRFISADPLLDANRPQTLNGYVYAANNPATLSDPSGAAIFDWVTDLLSPTSFGFFAAVKKAFGFARAVFSGKSHIQIAPGKQTCRYAMGSNHCSTSSPQYKLVNGPAAPVKEREKAVNTTSSGYPACPDCIGEEGNPLIMKEMAIAVCSAIPVLGTECDAYDLQRARNEGDTFGVAAGILGFIPFGDVLKLPKIIDRIIEAGKVCGKCFLPGTKVLMADESTKNIEDIKVGDTVLATDPATGETSPQKVTRLIETEDDKHFNELSIATPSGIEKLTATHEHPFWSPSSNDWVNASQLTPGTTLRINSGETVVVTANRAYTQRAKTYNLTVDVLHTYYVLAGTTPVLVHNSNCPTGRLSDRLPQGMSRHFVNAYDNIRAGKGVPQTDAATGAQKVFQGKATHEKRWAGALEYRVPGSKGDSARILAKTLPDGRMVMGWTNDHYKTIKPFSAPHFPDSGW is encoded by the coding sequence ATGAATGTCTTCAGCCGCCACAGGCGCGGCACGGCCCGCATAGCGGCAGTGGTCAGCGGCGTCATCGTCGCCACCCTGTTGCAAGCCGCCCCCGGCACTCCGGCGTTGGCGAACACCAAGGCCCCTGAGGCCCGTTCGCACGAACGTCCGGTCAAGGGGTCCGCAGGCAAGGTCAAGCCACGCACCACCAAGACGCCACCCGCAGTGGCGAAGCCCGCGATCACCTGGCCGAAGGCCGGATCCACCACCGTGAGGCTCGCCGCCTCTGCCGCACCCAAACCCGCGGCCAGTGGCGCCCGAACCGCCAAGACCAGCCCGTCGCAAGTCGGGGCCACTGGCCCTCTGCGCGTCGGCACCCTTCCCGTGCAGCTCGGCGCAGCCGAGGCGTTCTCGGCACCGGCCGTCCCGCAGGAGGTGAAGGTCGAGGTCTTGGACCACTCCGCCGCGCAGCGGGCGGGCGTCGACGGGGTGCTGCTCACCCTGGATCGCGCCGACTCGGCCCCTCAGAGCGCCAACGTGGACGTCAGCCTCGACTACGGCACCTTCGCGCGGGCGGCAGGCGCCGGCTACGGCCAGCGCCTCAAGCTCGTACAGCTGCCTTCCTGTGCGTTGACCACCCCCGACCGGCCCGAGTGCCGCACGGCCACCCCCCTGCGGTCCACCAACAACCCGGAACGCAGCCAGCTCACCGCCAAGCAGGTAAGCGTGCCGGCCGCCCCGCACGTGAGTGGCAAGGCCGGCGCTCCGGCCGCCCGGTCCCTGTTCGCCGCCGGTGGCGGCGCCGTGGTCCTGGCCGCGGCTCCCGCCGCGGCAGGCCCGGCAGGCAGCTTCAACGCGACTCCGTTGGCCGCCTCCGGCCGTTGGAGCGCCGACCTGAACGGCGGCTCCTTCAACTGGAGCTACCCGCTCACGGTGCCCGCGGTCCCCGGTGACCTCAAGCCCGAGCTCGGCCTGTCCTACTCCTCGTCGTCCATCGACGGACGCAGCGCCAACAGCAACAATCAGGCGTCCTGGGCCGGTGACGGCTTCGGCATGGCGCAGGGCGGCTTCGTCGAGCGCTCGTACAAGTCGTGCGGCGACGACGGGGTCAAGGACGGGATCAACACTCCCGGGGACCTGTGCTGGGGCTACGACAACGCCACCATCAGCTTCCAGGGGCACTCCGGCGAACTCATCCCGGTCTCGGCCGACGAATGGCGTATCCAGGGCGACGACAACACCAAGGTCGTCCGGCTCCGCGACTCCGGCCGCGGTAACGGTGACAACGACGGCGAGTACTTCAAGGCCACGCTGGCCGATGGCACCCAGTATTTCTTCGGCTACAACCGACTGCCCAACTGGGCCACCGGCAAGCCGGAGACGAAGTCCGTGTTCACCGTGCCGGTCTTCGGTGACGACGCGAACGAACCGTGCCACGCCTCCTCCTTCGCGTCTTCGTGGTGCCAGCAGGGCTGGCGGTGGAACCTGGACCTGGTGATCGATCCCCGCGGGAACGACATCACCTACTGGTACAAGCAGGAGACCAACTCCTACGGACGCAACCTCAAAGCGGCGGACGACACCCCCTACGTACGGGGCGGCTGGCTCGAGCGCATCGACTACGGCCAGCAGAAGGGCGACCTGTACTCGGACACCGTCAAGCCGACGGCTCGGATCACGTTCACGCCCGCCGAGCGCTGCCTGGAGACCACAGCCGGCCTCTGCGATCCCGCGAAGATCGACACCAACCGGCAGTACTGGTACGACACGCCCTGGGACATGAACTGCAAGGCGGGGACGGACTGCGACAAGGGTCGCCTCGCCCCCACGTTCTTCTCCCGCTACCGCCTGTCCGCGATCACCACGCAGACCCTGCAGAGTGACAACACCTACAAGGACTCCGACCGCTGGGACCTCAAGCACCACTGGGGCACCGCGGACAACGACTACCAGCTCCTGCTGTCGTCCGTACAGCACACCGGCCTGGCCGGCACCACCCCGCTGACGGTTCCGCCGACCACCTTCTCGTACACCGCGATGGCCAACCGGCTGGACAAGGACGACGACGGCCGACTTCCCTTCCACAAGAAGCGGTTGACCTCCATCGCGGATGAGTTCGGCGGCCAGATCGACGCCAACTACTCCCCCGCGGCCTGCACCTGGTCGGCGTTGCCCACGCCGGAGAACAACACCACCCGCTGTTACCCGGTCAAATACCAGCCGGTCGACGACGGCCCGATCACCAACGAGTGGTTCAACAAGTACGTCGTCGAATCGGTGTTGGCCACCGACCGTACCGGCGGCGCGCCGGACACCATGACCAAGTACACCTACCTCGGCGGAGCCGCCTGGCACTTCGACGACGACGACGGCATGACCCCGGAGAAGCTCAAGACCTGGTCCCAGTGGCGAGGCTACGGCCAGACCCGGGTCGAGACCGGCTCCACCCAGGCATTCACCTCCCAAGAGGACCACTTCTTCATCCGCGGCATGGACGGGGACCGCAACAACCCCTCGGACAAGACCAAGACCCGTTCGGTGCAGCTCTCCGACGGCGAGGGCGCAACGATCACCGACGACGAAGCCTGGCGCGGTCTCGAATACCGCAAACTGGACTTCGACCGGCCCGGCGGCAAAGTCCTGCAGAAGCAGGTGACCATCCCCTGGAAAAAGGAAACCGCCAAGCGGGTCCGTGACTGGGGCACCACAACCGCCAACCTCGTCGGCATCTCCTCCACCCGCCAGTTCACCTCCTTGGACCAGGGAGCGGGCCAGTCCTGGCGCGAGGTCAGGAAGAACACCTCGACCTTCGACGGCTACGGGCGGCCCACCGTCGAGGAAGACCTGGGCGACATCGCGACCCCGTCCGATGACAGCTGCACCCGCACCACCTACGCCGACAACACCACGGCTTGGATCCTGACCGGCACCATCCGTGCCGAGAAGGTGGCCGGTACCTGTTCCAAGACCGTGGACCGCAAGACCCGCGCCGACGGAACCTCGGACGTCCTGTCCGACATCCGGACCCGTTGGGACGGCCAAGCGGCAGGGGCGGCCCCCACCAAGGGGCTGGCGACCCTCACCAGCTACCTGAAGTCCCGGTCCGCCACCCAGGCGATCTACCTGGACAACGCCTCCACCTATGACGTCTACGGACGGCAACTGACCGCCACAGGACTGGCCTCCACCAGCGTCTTCGACCCGGCGAACGAGTCGGCGGCCCCGGCCACGACCGCGCACGCGCTGGCGCAGACCTCCACGACGGCGTTCACACCGGCCACCGGCCGCCCGACCTCCATGAAGGTCACCAGCGCTGCCGCCACGGCAGGGCAGGCTGCGAGCGCCCAAACCGTCACCACCGCCTACGACAGCCTGCGAACGCAGCCGGTCTCGGTGACCGACACCAGCGGCCGCAAGACGGAGGTCGAGTACGACGCCCTCGGCCGGACCCGCAAGGTCTGGCAGCCCAACCGCTCCAAAGCGAACGGCCAGAGCCCCAACGCCGAATTCCGGTACCACACCGAGGAAGGGAAGATCGCGGCCGTCGAGTCGCTGAGCCTGCGCAACGACGGCTCTCAGGAATCCCGCTTCACCCTGTACGACGGATTCGCCCGCGCACGCCAGACCCAGGCACCCGGCGCGAACGGCGGCACGGTCCTCACCGACACCTTCTACAACGCGATGGGCCAGACCTCCCTGGAGTACGCCCCGTACTACGCGACGAAGGCCCCCGACACCACGCTGTTCAAGGTGGAGGACGCCACAGGCGTCGAGACGCAAACCGCGACCGAGTTCGACAGCCTCAACCGGCCGGTCAAATCCACTCTGCTCAAGGGCAACGGCATCGGCACGCCTCTGGCGGTGACCACCACCGAGTACGGCGGTGACCGCATCACGGTGACCCCGCCCCAGGGCGCAACGCCTACCACCACCATCTCCGACGCCGCCGGCAAGCCGACCGAGGTCCGCGAGTACAAGGCGACCACGCCCACGGGCCCCTACGACACCACCGTCCGCGCCTACGACGCACTGGGCAACCTGGCCCGGCTGACCGACGCCGGCGGCAGCGTCTGGACCTGGTCCTACGACCAGCTCGGACGCCAAACCAAGGCCGTGGACCCTGACACCGGCACCACGATCACCAGCTACAACGACCGCAACCAGAAGACCGCGGTGAGGGACGGTCGCGACAAGACCGTCTCCTTCGTCTACGACAACCTCGGCCGCCAGCTCGAAACCCGCGACGGATCAGCCTCCGGCCCGCTGCTCACCTCCCAGACCTGGGACCCCACAGGCGCCGCCGGCCAACTGGCGAGCAGCACCCGCCACCACACCGTGGGCGGCACCACCTACCAGTACAAAACGACCTTCGCCAACTACGACGCCATGCTGCGTCCCGGCAAGACCACACTCACCGTCCCGCCCGTCCCCGGCCAGGAAGCCTTGGCCGGCTCATACGTCACAGGCTCAACCTTCAACCTGGACGGCACCCAAAAGACGACCAGCGTCCCGGCCGCGGGCAACCTGCCCGCCGAAACACTCTCCTTCACCTACGACCCACTGCACCAGCTCACCGCGGTGAGCAGCGGCCTCGGCAGCTACCTGACCGGACAGACCTACACACTGACCGGCAAGCCGCTGCAGACCACCCTCAAGGCCGGCGGCCAGGACACCTGGATCACCGACAGCTACGAGTACGGGACCCAACGCCTTGCGACCCGCCGCACCGATCAGTACGGCATCGCACAGGCCGCCAGTGTCCTGACATACGGCTACGACCAGGTCGGCAACGTCAAGTCCATCAACGACGTCACACGCTCCGGCACCGAAACCCAGTGCTTCCAACACGACTACCTGGCACGGGTGTCGCAAGAATTCACCTCCAAGACCACCGCCTGCCCGGCCCAACCCACAGCGGCCCAGATCGGCGGCCCCGCTCCCTACTGGAACAGCTACTCCTACAACCCCGACGGCACCCGCAAGACGGAAACCCGACACGACCTGTCGGGTGACAACGCCAAGAACAGCGTCCGCACCTACCAGTACCCGGCGACAGGCGCGGCACAACCGCACACCCTGCTCGGCACCTCCACCCAGACGGGCACCGACGCCCCGGTCAACCAGAGCTACGGCTACGACACGGCCGGCAACACCACCTCCCGCAACCTCATCCCCACCCCGGGAGCAACGAGCCGGCAGGCCCTGACCTGGAACACAGAGGGCAAGCTCAACAAACTCCAGGACACCATCACCACCCCGGGAACCGGCACCTCGACGAAAACCGCCGAATACATCTACACGCCGGACGGCAGCCGACTCGTCGCCCACGAGACCGACAACGCGGACCCGAACGCCACCCGCACCACCTTGTACCTGGGGTCCATGGAACTGGAACTCCGCAAGGGCGCCGCGAAACCGACAGCCACCCGCTACTACGCACTGGGCAGCGCCAACGCCGTCCGCGAAGACAACGGAGACCTGTCGTTTCAGGTCAGTGACCACCACAACACCGGCACCCTGTCAGTGGACTCCACGACCGGGGCCATCGAACACCGCCGCATGACACCCTTCGGCGTACCACGCGGCACCAAACCGGCGAACTGGGCCGGCACCAAGGGCTTCGTCGGCGGCACCATCGACGCCACCGGCCTGACCCACATCGGCGCCCGCGAGTACGACCCCTCCACCGGCCGATTCATCAGCGCGGACCCCCTCCTCGATGCGAACCGACCCCAAACCCTCAACGGCTACGTCTACGCGGCCAACAACCCGGCGACACTCAGCGACCCGAGCGGCGCAGCCATCTTCGACTGGGTGACCGACCTCCTGTCGCCGACCAGCTTCGGCTTCTTCGCGGCGGTCAAGAAGGCATTCGGGTTCGCCAGAGCGGTATTCTCCGGCAAGTCACACATTCAGATCGCCCCAGGCAAGCAAACCTGCCGCTACGCCATGGGCAGCAACCATTGCTCCACAAGCTCGCCGCAATACAAGCTCGTCAACGGCCCTGCGGCACCGGTGAAGGAGCGCGAAAAAGCAGTCAACACCACCAGCAGCGGCTACCCCGCCTGCCCGGACTGCATTGGCGAGGAAGGCAACCCGCTAATCATGAAGGAGATGGCGATCGCCGTATGCAGCGCCATCCCCGTCCTCGGGACCGAATGCGATGCCTACGACCTACAGCGAGCCCGCAACGAAGGCGACACCTTCGGCGTGGCCGCCGGCATCCTGGGATTCATCCCGTTCGGCGACGTCCTGAAACTACCCAAGATCATCGACAGAATCATTGAGGCAGGCAAAGTCTGCGGTAAGTGCTTCCTGCCCGGCACAAAGGTGCTGATGGCCGACGAATCCACGAAAAACATCGAGGACATCAAGGTCGGCGATACCGTACTGGCGACTGACCCCGCCACGGGAGAAACCTCACCCCAGAAAGTCACCCGACTCATCGAGACGGAGGACGACAAACACTTCAACGAACTGTCAATCGCCACACCCTCCGGAATCGAAAAGCTCACAGCCACCCACGAACACCCATTCTGGTCGCCGTCGAGCAACGACTGGGTCAACGCATCCCAACTGACCCCCGGCACGACCCTGCGGATAAACTCCGGCGAAACCGTGGTGGTGACCGCCAACCGCGCCTACACCCAACGCGCCAAGACGTACAACCTCACCGTCGACGTCCTCCACACGTACTATGTGCTGGCGGGGACCACGCCAGTACTTGTTCACAACAGCAACTGCCCTACCGGGAGGTTGTCGGATCGGCTCCCGCAGGGGATGTCGAGGCACTTCGTGAATGCCTATGACAACATCAGGGCCGGAAAGGGCGTTCCCCAGACCGATGCTGCCACCGGCGCACAAAAGGTATTCCAAGGCAAGGCGACGCACGAGAAGCGCTGGGCGGGTGCGCTGGAGTATCGAGTTCCTGGATCTAAGGGCGACAGTGCTCGGATTCTAGCGAAGACCTTGCCTGATGGCCGGATGGTGATGGGGTGGACAAACGACCACTACAAGACGATCAAGCCCTTCAGCGCGCCCCACTTCCCTGACTCTGGGTGGTAG
- a CDS encoding phosphotransferase family protein: MPSLPPAGRLRWTDVPAPLRSRLEASFDAPVTKAVTPAGGFGHQLAAALTLADGRRFFVKAAPTQDPLTAANLHEGAVLSSLPPGAPAPDLVGVHHTADWTAVVIAHLDGPHPDLSPGSSDPGQVWALLDKLASSAAPPPYVAAVATTPSGAASLHGWNNLLTEPHGDLEPDVRHWLPELAELEAAWPGLAHGDRIVHGDLRADNMVRDLHLGVTFVDWAHATTGPACIDAASLAPQLILAGHAPADIAHLLQDHPATASSPDATTAFLAALTGHWHRNARLPAPPGTPGLRAYQHRAAAAGLALLGHRLNHRHRVSGT; this comes from the coding sequence ATGCCTTCGCTTCCCCCTGCCGGCCGTCTGCGATGGACTGACGTCCCCGCCCCGCTACGGTCCCGCCTCGAAGCCTCCTTCGACGCCCCCGTCACCAAAGCCGTCACCCCGGCGGGCGGCTTCGGCCACCAGCTGGCCGCCGCCCTGACCCTCGCCGACGGACGCCGCTTCTTCGTCAAAGCCGCCCCCACCCAGGACCCCCTCACGGCCGCCAACCTCCACGAAGGCGCCGTCCTCAGCTCCCTTCCCCCGGGAGCACCAGCGCCTGACCTGGTGGGTGTCCACCACACAGCCGACTGGACCGCTGTCGTCATTGCCCACCTCGACGGCCCGCATCCCGACCTGTCCCCGGGCTCATCCGATCCCGGGCAGGTCTGGGCCCTCCTCGACAAGCTCGCCTCCAGCGCCGCCCCGCCGCCGTACGTCGCAGCGGTCGCCACCACACCATCCGGCGCCGCCAGCCTCCACGGATGGAACAACCTGCTCACCGAGCCGCACGGAGACCTGGAACCAGACGTACGGCACTGGCTGCCCGAACTCGCCGAACTCGAAGCAGCCTGGCCCGGCCTTGCGCACGGTGACCGGATCGTCCACGGCGACCTGAGGGCCGACAACATGGTTCGCGACCTCCACCTTGGCGTGACCTTCGTCGACTGGGCCCACGCCACCACCGGACCCGCCTGCATCGACGCTGCCTCCCTCGCGCCACAGCTCATCCTCGCCGGACACGCCCCCGCAGACATTGCCCACCTCCTGCAAGACCACCCCGCCACCGCCAGCAGCCCAGATGCCACCACCGCGTTCCTCGCCGCCCTTACCGGCCACTGGCACCGCAACGCCCGACTGCCCGCGCCCCCTGGCACCCCCGGGCTCCGTGCCTACCAGCACCGCGCCGCAGCTGCCGGTCTTGCCCTCCTCGGGCATCGCCTGAACCACCGTCACCGCGTGTCTGGCACTTGA
- a CDS encoding lamin tail domain-containing protein — MSASSTARRIGATVLAAGAIVSAAALPAAAADRGHDRHPRVEISRVQADAPGRDDRSNRSLNGEWVEIRNTTRRPVNLRGWTLRDSDGNRYRFNDTRIGGRATIRIHTGSGRATRTDLFQGKRDHVWDNRADTATLRDDRNHTVDTESWGRRR; from the coding sequence ATGTCTGCTTCGTCGACCGCCCGCCGTATCGGCGCCACTGTCCTGGCCGCCGGCGCGATCGTGTCCGCAGCCGCGCTTCCCGCCGCCGCGGCGGACCGGGGTCATGATCGGCACCCGCGGGTGGAGATCTCCCGGGTCCAGGCCGACGCTCCTGGACGTGACGACCGCTCCAACCGTTCCCTGAACGGCGAGTGGGTCGAGATCCGCAACACGACCCGCCGGCCGGTGAACCTGCGTGGCTGGACGCTGCGTGACTCCGACGGTAACCGGTACCGCTTCAACGACACCCGCATCGGCGGCCGCGCCACCATCCGGATCCACACCGGATCCGGCCGCGCCACCCGCACCGACCTCTTCCAGGGCAAGCGCGACCACGTCTGGGACAACCGCGCCGACACCGCCACCCTGCGCGACGACCGCAACCACACCGTCGACACCGAGTCCTGGGGCCGCCGCCGCTAA